In Oryzias melastigma strain HK-1 linkage group LG16, ASM292280v2, whole genome shotgun sequence, a single genomic region encodes these proteins:
- the mdc1 gene encoding mediator of DNA damage checkpoint protein 1 isoform X2 gives MDATQAICDSILESDDEEKEEKQSEEERPVAKLCILKNPHIPEAELPLTFGDNILGRDHNTCSVPLAAPSVSKQHATISVSAYRRKGCQGEMDMEVLVWDLGSMNGTRKGRLKLTPHVRYALTEGDSLVVADIPCQYVSCSAESTSSLNDTRTPESRKSKGKAELYSPSGEKRGTTSGGSKDCVNGGANTRVSFGRTPVRGPSCLSFEQTPTQPEGTLVPESDSDTDDEKERGGHRKLTHLASDSDSHKQSFNSSTFLSPASKIVPESEDESPCTPSSFRYDSRQHSEMKRSPVISEEDHRSARQGTTSEEGERHDSSKGAELSVSTPELSRDPIPAFSLDNDVEEGASSKEPQCSNTNKEIGQPPNTDLFCIDSDTDVDEDQDAAANAPDLSSGDSSKPPLAALAIQPEGDTSDTDVDDAVSETAAASFQTAHTADSEFLAQARDFHLDSDTDVDEEEGCDTETKKSSTPPDMKPESAPHTLEVKTDTANKEAVFNSDVAEPSVATVVTPACTAADAGTHLDILSDSDTDVDESSATASGVVTNSSAPKESGIKEALQSDSDADTDMDESSVSNAGKRVEPADLEADSDADIKGEEAEENLIPDLQRENTPGLQLPLLHNCSTPVQISAVASSAVRPVAHSPCSDSQEEEDLEVAETQFFGHQPGIGQSSASKADKRSSRGDSFQLDLSDSGHLQSQGRAGTTESTQAFVFTEGAPNMEDTQVYAAVTAGDESNMEATQVYGDEEEPAQCSEVPGKTDLAFEATQAYISEPSHISAGATLSNIAEAETQLMPSSVKERSLEKNNLACSSPEPTSRTGNEKERREHVEAACMSVAETQPMCTSEYEEREDELLLPAVQKRRGMSIPPYSSSLSLSETQPLAADDNRESDEYFRAQRSEAKQQLSDTDETQRLTDTQVSSTTETQLYSVNEDDDDADSAPGLQRRKTKPLQLDESPNVETHDSELSDEEDSIPCFRKHKAKPLQSEEESTQPLVSSEASAVDSLSGGTELDQEGDNEDSAPALRKRKAKELHSEEEKETQPLTNSEGSCLSETQPAAAAEDDSEDFIPGLRRRKAKPLQFEDESQSLPASQASAVETQPMVMCEDTVRADGSSISGPKKKKTKQLHLEDNSEDSEVKASLASTYGGQVIDTEDVKLVLRENAESSVTQTSGYQTPTGERSRVNSADCKTEEDETHAEQMRGRKTARQQENEDEEQIKKSAEQKNLQEEMDAKEMRKEDEKGETGDLRMEAEEIENHQKNEDIKNEGAEKPNLEIEPQDEAEKKEEQEHQARGKRNKPIQEKTSKALEESRDEGAELKAPPRGRKTTRRTVTAEQQDSTLSNSDDFPARRTRSRSNSSNSVCSDKSISSLVTQEGKERGRGRGARGSQEAAAVGNRSSRRITAGQMEQPLSRSDSINSERSSVSSLNRGRGGRQRGRGRRTEPEPEITAPTVNKRCSRRSKAQESSSQLRHECDEDGAGSQQAGTSRGQQQANAAESEPADFIDERQSNQEEAILEKSPAPKRNVRGRGQKTAKTETLEKAGASAISDGKEVRNKRKGQKSEVEANTEEKPPKVSKGNVETQKNKICADRGNDAIPEVIPAGDHVRRTGRASRTLEKKNTQESLLEGERKGAEEVEVETSKRRAGGRRSAIQANRNEVPGDGTASEAKQEENVATSQLEQPQTPKSRPSRKRQASADSPSLAKTPRSSSGSPATSERRRAGSQAYKHKQALRWTNVIK, from the exons atggatGCTACCCAGGCTATCTGTGACTCGATACTGGAgtcagatgatgaagaaaaagaggaaaaacaaagtgaGGAAGAGCGACCAGTGGCCAAACTGTGCATCTTGAAAAATCCACACATCCCTGAAGCTG AGCTGCCCCTCACTTTTGGAGATAATATTCTGGGACGTGACCACAACACCTGCTCTGTGCCTTTGGCCGCCCCCTCAGTGTCCAAGCAGCATGCCACCATTTCTGTCTCTGCCTACCGGAGGAAAGGTTGCCAGGGTGAAATGGACATGGAAGTTTTGGTTTGGGATCTCGGGAGCATGAATGGGACCCGTAAAGGGCGCTTAAAGCTGACCCCCCATGTTCGCTATGCTCTCACTGAAGGAGACAGCTTGGTGGTAGCTGACATCCCATGTCAGTATGTTAGTTGTTCTGCAGAGTCAACCTCTTCTCTGAATGACACGAGAACCCCAGAGAGCAGAAAATCCAAAGGAAAGGCTGAGCTATACAGCCCTTCAGGAGAAAAAAGGGGCACCACAAGCGGGGGTAGCAAGGACTGTGTCAATGGAGGTGCAAACACTAGGGTGTCGTTTGGGAGGACTCCTGTCAGAGGTCCTTCTTGCCTTTCTTTTGAGCAAACTCCAACTCAGCCTGAAGGGACTTTGGTTCCAGAATCGGATTCAGATACAGATGATGAGAAAGAGAGAGGAGGCCACAGAAAATTGACACATTTGG CCTCTGATTCGGATTCTCACAAACAGAGTTTcaactcttcaacatttttaagccCCGCAAGCAAGATCGTCCCTGAAAG TGAAGATGAAAGTCCCTGCACACCGTCCTCCTTCAGATATGACAGCCGACAGCACTCAGAGATGAAAAGGTCACCTGTAATTTCTGAAGAAGACCATAGGTCCGCACGACAGGGGACCACTTCTGAGGAAGGTGAACGACATGACAGCAGTAAAGGAGCTGAACTGTCTGTATCTACACCTGAACTCTCCAGAGATCCCATCCCTGCTTTTAGCTTGGACAATGATGTGGAGGAAGGGGCTTCATCTAAAGAACCTCAGTGCTCAAATACAAACAAAGAAATTGGTCAGCCACCAAACACAGATTTGTTTTGTATCGATAGTGATACAGATGTCGACGAGGATCAAGATGCTGCAGCTAATGCTCCTGATTTATCCTCTGGTGACTCTTCTAAACCCCCACTGGCTGCTTTAGCTATTCAGCCTGAAGGAGACACCAGTGACACTGATGTTGATGATGCTGTGTCAGAAACTGCCGCTGCATCGTTTCAGACCGCGCACACAGCTGACTCTGAATTTTTGGCGCAGGCCAGAGATTTCCACTTGGACAGTGACACAGATGTTGATGAAGAGGAGGGGTGTGACACCGAAACGAAAAAATCCTCTACCCCACCAGATATGAAGCCTGAATCTGCCCCTCACACCCTGGAAGTAAAAACTGACACGGCAAATAAAGAAGCCGTCTTTAACTCTGATGTCGCTGAACCTTCAGTTGCTACTGTTGTTACACCAGCTTGCACCGCCGCAGATGCAGGAACCCATTTGGATATTCTGTCCGACAGCGACACAGATGTGGACGAATCGTCTGCAACGGCATCTGGTGTTGTCACAAACTCATCAGCACCCAAGGAATCTGGTATCAAGGAAGCTCTTCAGTCAGATTCGGATGCAGACACGGATATGGATGAAAGCAGCGTGTCAAATGCTGGGAAAAGGGTCGAGCCTGCTGACCTCGAAGCAGACAGTGATGCAGATATAAAGGGCGAAGAAGCAGAAGAGAACCTCATTCCAGacctgcagagagaaaacaCCCCCGGGTTGCAGCTCCCTCTTCTGCACAACTGCTCCACTCCTGTCCAGATATCAG CTGTTGCATCTTCTGCTGTGAGGCCTGTCGCTCACTCCCCCTGCTCAGAcagccaggaggaggaggacctgGAGGTAGCTGAGACCCAGTTCTTTGGCCACCAGCCAGGGATTGGTCAGTCCTCTGCTAGCAAAGCAGACAAGCGGTCAAGCAGAGGAGACTCCTTCCAGCTCGATCTGTCTGACAGCGGCCATCTGCAAAGTCAGGGCCGAGCTGGAACCACGGAAAGCACACAAGCTTTCGTCTTCACGGAAGGAGCCCCGAATATGGAAGACACCCAGGTGTATGCAGCTGTTACTGCAGGTGATGAGTCAAACATGGAGGCCACGCAGGTCTATGGAGATGAAGAGGAGCCTGCTCAGTGCTCAGAAGTGCCTGGAAAAACGGATTTAGCCTTTGAAGCAACACAAGCTTACATTTCGGAACCATCCCACATTTCAGCTGGAGCAACTTTATCTAATATCGCAGAGGCTGAAACCCAGCTAATGCCCTCCTCTGTGAAAGAGaggagtttggaaaaaaataacctgGCTTGTTCTTCACCAGAACCAACATCGAgaacaggaaatgaaaaagaGAGGAGAGAGCATGTGGAAGCTGCTTGTATGTCTGTAGCTGAAACTCAGCCCATGTGTACAAGTGAGTACGAAGAGAGGGAAGATGAGCTGCTGCTTCCAGCTGTGCAGAAAAGACGAGGAATGTCGATTCCTCCATATTCTTCCTCGTTATCACTTTCTGAAACTCAGCCTTTGGCTGCTGATGACAATCGGGAAAGTGATGAATATTTTAGGGCTCAAAGAAGTGAAGCAAAGCAGCAACTTTCTGACACAGATGAAACTCAAAGACTCACAGACACTCAAGTTTCCTCAACAACTGAGACCCAGCTATACTCTGTAAacgaggatgatgatgatgcagaCTCAGCACCAGGActgcaaagaagaaaaacaaaacctctaCAACTGGATGAATCCCCCAATGTTGAAACACACGACAGTGAGCTTAGTGACGAAGAAGACTCAATTCCCTGCTTTCGCAAACATAAAGCAAAGCCGCTGCAGTCGGAGGAGGAGAGCACTCAGCCTCTCGTTAGTTCTGAAGCTTCTGCCGTTGACTCTTTGTCAGGAGGGACTGAATTAGACCAGGAAGGTGATAATGAGGACTCGGCGCCTGCTCTACGAAAACGGAAAGCAAAGGAGCTTCatagtgaagaagaaaaagagacgCAACCGCTCACCAACTCTGAAGGATCATGCCTCTCTGAGACCCagccagctgctgcagctgaggaCGACAGCGAGGACTTTATACCAGGACTGcgaagaagaaaagcaaaaccTCTGCAATTTGAAGATGAATCCCAGTCCCTCCCTGCGTCTCAGGCCTCTGCGGTTGAAACTCAGCCCATGGTGATGTGTGAAGACACAGTTAGGGCTGATGGGAGCTCAATTTCaggtccaaagaaaaaaaagacaaagcagCTTCATCTGGAGGATAATTCTGAAGATTCTGAGGTTAAAGCTTCTTTAGCATCAACTTATGGAGGCCAAGTCATAGATACAGAAGATGTGAAGCTAGTATTAAGAGAAAATGCCGAGTCTTCAGTTACACAGACAAGTGGATACCAAACTCCCACAGGTGAAAGAAGTAGAGTGAATTCTGCTGACTGTAAAACTGAGGAAGATGAGACGCATGCTGAGCAGAtgagaggaagaaaaactgCGAGGCAGCAGGAAAATGAGGATGAAGAACAGATAAAGAAGAGCGCCGAGCAAAAGAACCTGCAAGAGGAGATGGATGCTAAAGAGATGAGAAAAGAAGATGAAAAGGGGGAGACGGGTGACTTGAGAATGGAAGCGGAGGAGATAGAAAACCACCAGAAAAATGAGGACATTAAAAATGAAGGTGCAGAGAAACCGAATCTAGAAATAGAACCTCAAGATGAAGCTGAAAAGAAGGAAGAACAAGAACACCAAGcaagaggaaaaagaaataaGCCCATTCaagaaaaaacttcaaaagctTTAGAAGAGAGTAGAGATGAAGGTGCTGAGCTTAAAGCTCCTCCAAGAGGTCGCAAGACAACTAGAAGAACTGTCACAGCGGAACAACAAGACTCAACTTTATCAAACAGTGACGACTTCCCAGCGAGGAGAACCAGATCCCGCTCAAACTCCTCCAACTCTGTCTGCTCAGATAAGTCCATTTCAAGTCTCGTCACCCAAGAGGGCAAAGAAAGAGGCCGAGGAAGGGGGGCGAGGGGAAGCCAGGAGGCAGCCGCCGTCGGAAACAGAAGCAGCCGAAGGATCACCGCGGGGCAGATGGAGCAGCCCCTTTCCAGATCTGACTCCATCAACTCTGAGAGGTCCAGCGTGAGTTCTCTaaacagaggaagaggaggtagGCAGCGAGGGAGAGGAAGGAGAACCGAGCCTGAACCGGAAATCACAGCTCCCACCGTGAACAAGAGGTGCAGCAGACGCAGCAAAGCTCAGGAATCCTCGAGCCAGCTTCGCCACGAGTGTGATGAAGACGGAGCAGGCTCTCAACAAGCGGGTACCAGTAGGGGGCAGCAACAAGCCAATGCTGCTGAATCGGAGCCTGCAGACTTCATAGATGAAAGGCAATCAAATCAAGAGGAAGCTATCCTTGAAAAATCACCCGCACCCAAAAGAAACGTCAGAGGCAGAGgtcaaaaaacagcaaagaccGAAACTTTGGAGAAGGCAGGAGCCTCTGCAATCAGTGATGGGAAAGAggtcagaaacaaaagaaaaggacaGAAAAGTGAAGTGGAGGCAAATACAGAAGAGAAACCTCCAAAAGTTTCCAAAGGGAATgttgaaactcaaaaaaacaaaatatgtgcAGACAGAGGGAATGATGCGATTCCTGAAGTGATTCCTGCCGGTGACCATGTGAGGAGAACTGGAAGAGCATCCCGCACTCTCgagaagaaaaatacacaagaaTCTTTGCTTGAAGGGGAAAGGAAAGGTGCCGAAGAGGTGGAAGTGGAAACCAGCAAGAGGAGAGCTGGAGGTCGGAGATCAGCGATTCAAGCAAACAGGAACGAGGTGCCGGGAGACGGAACAGCATCAGAAGCAAAGCAGGAGGAAAATGTGGCAACATCACAG
- the tubb5 gene encoding tubulin beta-5 chain, with the protein MREIVHIQAGQCGNQIGAKFWEVISDEHGIDPTGTYHGDSDLQLDRISVYYNEATGGKYVPRAILVDLEPGTMDSVRSGPFGQIFRPDNFVFGQSGAGNNWAKGHYTEGAELVDSVLDVVRKESESCDCLQGFQLTHSLGGGTGSGMGTLLISKIREEYPDRIMNTFSVVPSPKVSDTVVEPYNATLSVHQLVENTDETYCIDNEALYDICFRTLKLTTPTYGDLNHLVSATMSGVTTCLRFPGQLNADLRKLAVNMVPFPRLHFFMPGFAPLTSRGSQQYRALTVPELTQQVFDAKNMMAACDPRHGRYLTVAAVFRGRMSMKEVDEQMLNVQNKNSSYFVEWIPNNVKTAVCDIPPRGLKMAVTFIGNSTAIQELFKRISEQFTAMFRRKAFLHWYTGEGMDEMEFTEAESNMNDLVSEYQQYQDATAEEEGEFEEEAEEDA; encoded by the exons TTCTGGGAAGTGATCAGCGATGAGCATGGCATCGATCCCACAGGGACTTACCATGGAGACAGTGACCTGCAGCTGGACAGGATTAGTGTCTACTACAATGAGGCCACAG GAGGGAAATATGTGCCTCGGGCCATCCTTGTGGATTTGGAGCCTGGTACTATGGACTCTGTGAGGTCTGGACCCTTTGGGCAGATCTTCAGACCCGACAACTTTGTGTTTG GTCAAAGTGGTGCTGGAAACAACTGGGCCAAGGGTCACTACACAGAGGGGGCTGAGCTGGTGGACTCCGTCCTGGATGTGGTCCGTAAGGAGTCTGAGAGCTGTGACTGCCTGCAGGGCTTCCAGCTCACCCACTCTCTCGGTGGCGGAACGGGATCCGGAATGGGAACTCTGCTCATCAGCAAGATCCGCGAGGAGTACCCCGACCGCATCATGAACACCTTCAGCGTGGTGCCTTCCCCCAAG GTGTCAGACACAGTGGTCGAGCCATACAACGCCACCCTGTCCGTTCACCAGCTTGTGGAGAACACAGATGAAACTTACTGCATTGACAACGAAGCTCTGTACGACATTTGCTTCCGCACTCTTAAACTTACTACTCCCACCTACGGAGACCTTAACCATctagtttctgccaccatgagCGGCGTCACCACCTGCCTGCGATTCCCCGGCCAACTCAACGCAGATCTCCGCAAACTGGCCGTCAACATGGTGCCTTTCCCCCGCTTGCATTTCTTCATGCCCGGTTTTGCTCCCCTAACCAGCCGGGGCAGCCAACAGTACCGTGCCCTCACAGTCCCAGAGCTCACCCAGCAGGTGTTCGATGCCAAGAACATGATGGCCGCATGCGACCCTCGTCATGGCCGCTATCTAACAGTTGCAGCCGTGTTCCGTGGTCGCATGTCCATGAAAGAGGTAGACGAGCAGATGCTCAACGTGCAGAACAAGAACAGCAGCTACTTTGTTGAGTGGATCCCCAACAACGTCAAGACCGCCGTGTGCGACATTCCACCTCGCGGCCTGAAGATGGCAGTCACTTTCATCGGCAACAGCACGGCCATCCAGGAGCTGTTTAAGCGAATCTCCGAACAGTTCACAGCCATGTTCCGGCGTAAAGCTTTCCTGCATTGGTACACAGGCGAAGGCATGGATGAGATGGAGTTCACCGAAGCAGAGAGCAACATGAATGACCTTGTGTCTGAGTACCAGCAGTACCAAGACGCCACTGCCGAGGAAGAGGGGGAATTTGAGGAGGAAGCAGAGGAAGATGCTTGA